The following coding sequences are from one Microbacterium sp. SORGH_AS_0969 window:
- a CDS encoding MFS transporter: MIYGPTLLFAIGEGAVIPLIPVIANRLGADVALAALVAAALVVGQLCGNIPAGWAVARFGERITMGVAGIIILGGLVGVVFAGTLAIFAAAVFLIGFCAASFALARHSFMTTRVPLHFRARALSLLGGTFRLGMFVGPFISAALLGVFGDEKASIAFFAVCQVATILLVFFGPDPEKAVAVGGDSREAEDTGEPVTGAIPTVERVGVFRTMWRFRAVLARLGLAAASLSAVRSARQVVLPLWGVSLGLDASTIAVVVGVSGAIDFALFYASGQVMDRFGRLWAALPAMVLMGAGFLALSFTHDLDSSAMWFAMFAAVLGVGNGLSSGILLTLGADLAPADEPAAFLGSWRTLTDAGGAIAPVVISALTALVSLSGAVAAMGVIAALGAFGFVRWVPRYVPRSRS, from the coding sequence ATGATCTACGGACCCACCCTGCTCTTCGCGATCGGGGAGGGAGCCGTCATCCCCCTCATCCCGGTCATCGCGAACCGGCTCGGTGCGGACGTGGCCCTCGCCGCCCTGGTCGCGGCGGCTCTCGTCGTGGGGCAGCTGTGCGGCAACATCCCCGCGGGCTGGGCAGTCGCCCGGTTCGGGGAGCGGATCACGATGGGTGTGGCGGGGATCATCATCCTCGGTGGGTTGGTGGGCGTGGTCTTCGCGGGAACGCTCGCGATCTTCGCGGCCGCCGTCTTCCTCATCGGATTCTGCGCGGCGTCTTTCGCGCTGGCCCGACACTCCTTCATGACGACCCGCGTGCCCCTTCATTTCCGCGCCCGTGCGCTGTCGCTGCTCGGCGGGACTTTCCGGCTCGGGATGTTCGTCGGTCCCTTCATCTCCGCGGCGTTGTTGGGTGTCTTCGGCGACGAGAAAGCATCCATCGCGTTCTTCGCCGTATGCCAGGTGGCGACGATCCTGCTCGTCTTCTTCGGCCCCGACCCCGAGAAGGCCGTGGCGGTCGGCGGCGACTCCCGGGAGGCCGAGGACACGGGCGAACCCGTGACGGGGGCGATCCCCACCGTCGAACGCGTCGGCGTGTTCCGCACGATGTGGCGATTCCGCGCCGTACTGGCGCGTCTCGGCCTCGCTGCCGCCTCGCTGTCGGCGGTGCGCTCGGCACGACAGGTGGTCCTTCCCCTGTGGGGCGTGTCGCTCGGGCTGGACGCCTCGACGATCGCGGTGGTCGTCGGCGTCTCGGGAGCCATCGACTTCGCGCTGTTCTACGCGAGCGGACAGGTCATGGACCGCTTCGGCCGCCTGTGGGCGGCCCTTCCCGCGATGGTGCTGATGGGGGCCGGCTTCCTCGCCCTGTCGTTCACGCACGATCTCGACAGCTCGGCGATGTGGTTCGCCATGTTCGCCGCGGTGCTCGGGGTCGGAAACGGGCTCTCCAGCGGCATCCTGCTCACCCTGGGCGCCGATCTGGCGCCCGCCGACGAGCCGGCGGCCTTCCTGGGATCGTGGCGGACCCTGACGGATGCCGGAGGTGCGATCGCTCCCGTGGTGATCTCGGCACTGACGGCGCTGGTGTCGCTCTCGGGGGCCGTCGCCGCCATGGGAGTGATCGCCGCGCTCGGCGCCTTCGGCTTCGTCCGCTGGGTCCCGCGGTACGTGCCGAGATCGCGTTCCTGA
- the prfB gene encoding peptide chain release factor 2, which translates to MLELDLTADIQALRSTFADIQAVVDVDALKADIDRLSEEAGAPDLWDDVDNAQKVTSRLSHRQAELKRIAEIEQRLDDLEVLVELAIEMDDEDSADEARRELASLKDVIGQLEVQTLLDGEYDSRSAVVTIRSGAGGDDATDFAEMLLRMYLRWAERHKYPVKVMDTSYAEGAGIKSATFEVDVPYAYGTLSVEAGTHRLARISPFGGADKRQTSFAAVEVIPVMEEAVEVEVPEGDIRVDVFRSSGPGGQSVNTTDSAVRITHIPTGLVVSMQNEKSQIQNRAAAMRVLQTRLLLLKREEEAAKKKELAGTITASWGDQMRSYFLYGQQLVKDLRTGYEVGNPAVVFDGDLDGLIAAGIRWRKRKDDDD; encoded by the coding sequence ATGCTCGAACTCGATTTGACCGCCGACATCCAGGCGCTGCGCTCGACCTTCGCCGATATTCAGGCCGTGGTCGACGTCGACGCACTCAAAGCCGACATCGACCGCCTCAGCGAAGAGGCGGGCGCTCCCGACCTCTGGGACGATGTCGACAACGCCCAGAAGGTGACCAGCCGGCTCAGCCACCGTCAGGCCGAGCTCAAGCGCATCGCCGAGATCGAGCAGCGCCTCGACGACCTCGAGGTGCTCGTCGAGCTCGCGATCGAGATGGACGACGAAGACAGCGCCGATGAGGCTCGCCGTGAGCTGGCCTCGCTGAAAGACGTGATCGGTCAGCTCGAGGTCCAGACGCTGCTCGACGGCGAGTACGACTCCCGCTCGGCCGTCGTCACGATCCGCTCGGGAGCGGGCGGCGACGACGCCACCGACTTCGCCGAGATGCTCCTGCGCATGTACCTGCGGTGGGCCGAGCGTCACAAGTACCCGGTCAAGGTCATGGACACCTCCTACGCCGAGGGCGCGGGCATCAAGTCCGCCACCTTCGAGGTCGATGTGCCCTACGCGTACGGCACCCTGTCGGTCGAGGCCGGCACCCACCGCCTCGCGCGCATCAGCCCCTTCGGCGGTGCCGACAAGCGCCAGACGAGCTTCGCCGCGGTCGAGGTCATCCCCGTGATGGAAGAGGCCGTCGAGGTCGAGGTTCCCGAGGGCGACATCCGCGTCGACGTCTTCCGCTCATCCGGCCCCGGCGGTCAGTCGGTGAACACGACCGACTCGGCCGTGCGCATCACGCACATCCCCACCGGCCTGGTCGTCTCGATGCAGAACGAGAAGTCGCAGATCCAGAACCGCGCCGCGGCCATGCGCGTTCTCCAGACGCGCCTGCTCCTGCTCAAGCGCGAAGAAGAAGCGGCCAAGAAGAAAGAGCTCGCCGGGACGATCACCGCGAGCTGGGGCGACCAGATGCGCTCGTACTTCCTCTACGGCCAGCAGCTCGTGAAAGACCTGCGCACCGGCTACGAGGTCGGCAACCCCGCCGTCGTGTTCGACGGGGACCTCGACGGTCTCATCGCGGCCGGAATCCGCTGGCGCAAGCGCAAAGACGACGACGACTGA
- a CDS encoding SIMPL domain-containing protein: protein MSEVVITVRGESSARVRAEEAAVRVSVVTDGAARGPVVERAQERASSVQDGLVAHLRSGEISEWSSARVSVWSDRPWNNEGVQLPLVHHAAVELSATFTDAGALSWWLGDVAESDDVHVTAVDWRLSADTRARVERSVAADAVRVAVERASAYADALGLASVSAVEIADAGLLAARPENPPVFAARATAADSGPSFSLQPPEIVVSSTVEGRFRAE, encoded by the coding sequence ATGAGCGAGGTCGTCATCACCGTCCGCGGCGAGAGCAGCGCCCGCGTGCGCGCCGAGGAAGCCGCGGTACGAGTCAGCGTCGTGACGGACGGAGCCGCTCGCGGGCCGGTCGTCGAGCGTGCGCAGGAGCGCGCCTCATCCGTCCAGGACGGCCTCGTCGCGCACCTGCGCTCCGGCGAGATCTCCGAGTGGTCGAGCGCGCGCGTCTCGGTCTGGTCCGATCGCCCGTGGAACAACGAGGGCGTTCAGCTCCCCCTCGTCCATCACGCCGCCGTCGAGCTGTCGGCCACCTTCACCGATGCCGGCGCGCTGTCGTGGTGGCTGGGCGATGTCGCCGAGTCCGACGACGTCCACGTGACGGCCGTCGACTGGCGACTCTCGGCGGACACACGCGCCCGGGTCGAACGCAGCGTCGCCGCCGACGCCGTGCGCGTCGCGGTCGAGCGCGCGAGCGCCTACGCGGACGCCTTGGGTCTGGCATCCGTGTCCGCCGTCGAGATCGCGGATGCCGGACTCCTGGCGGCGCGGCCCGAGAACCCGCCGGTGTTCGCCGCCCGCGCGACGGCCGCCGACAGCGGGCCGTCGTTCAGTCTGCAGCCGCCTGAGATCGTGGTGAGCTCGACCGTCGAGGGGCGCTTCCGCGCAGAGTGA
- the smpB gene encoding SsrA-binding protein SmpB — protein sequence MPREQGEKLIASNKKARHDYAIEKTYEAGLVLTGTEVKSLRQGRANLTDGYAYIDGGQAYLDAVHIPEYSQGHWTNHSAKRTRKLLLHKEEIVKLSHAVAAGGYTLVPLRLYFLDGRAKVEIAVAKGKREFEKRQTIREREDKREAERAMRTRNRLGE from the coding sequence ATGCCTCGTGAGCAGGGGGAGAAGCTCATCGCGTCCAACAAGAAGGCGCGACACGACTACGCGATCGAGAAGACGTACGAAGCCGGTCTCGTGCTGACCGGTACCGAGGTGAAGTCGCTGCGCCAGGGGCGTGCGAACCTCACCGACGGCTACGCGTACATCGACGGCGGCCAGGCCTATCTCGACGCCGTTCACATTCCGGAGTATTCGCAGGGCCACTGGACGAACCACTCGGCCAAGCGCACGCGGAAGCTGCTGCTGCACAAAGAAGAGATCGTGAAGCTCTCGCATGCCGTCGCGGCGGGCGGCTACACGCTCGTTCCGTTGCGTCTGTACTTCCTCGACGGGCGTGCGAAGGTCGAGATCGCGGTGGCCAAGGGCAAGCGCGAGTTCGAGAAGCGGCAGACGATCCGCGAGCGGGAAGACAAGCGCGAGGCCGAGCGGGCCATGCGCACGCGCAACCGCCTGGGGGAGTGA
- the ftsE gene encoding cell division ATP-binding protein FtsE — MIRFENVTKRYRGTTKPALSAVDFEVQRGEFVFLVGASGSGKSSCLQLILRAETPSEGRVVVLGRDLRTLSNRKVPYFRRHIGSVFQDFRLLPNKTVHQNVAFTLQVTGASRGFVQQAVPEVLALVGLDGKEKRLPHELSGGEQQRVAIARALVNRPQVLLADEPTGNLDPGTSIDIMRLLARINAGGTTVVMATHEAGFVDQMQRRVIELRGGEMVRDERHGGYGDRSGLPVLAPEVEKGAAAVAALTAVLEVQREVTNITGPVEPLRGPEGSEQVSAAPVEPTSPSVTTAPGERREPGTNTRSIPVSNPEVDALGLADRLGLAEKKDRDDEVGPTS; from the coding sequence ATGATCCGGTTCGAGAATGTCACCAAGCGGTATCGCGGCACCACGAAGCCCGCGCTGAGCGCAGTCGACTTCGAGGTGCAGCGCGGAGAGTTCGTCTTCCTCGTCGGCGCCTCGGGTTCGGGGAAGTCGTCGTGCCTGCAGCTGATCCTGCGGGCCGAGACCCCGAGCGAAGGGCGTGTCGTCGTGCTCGGCCGCGACCTCCGCACCCTGTCGAACCGCAAGGTTCCCTATTTCCGTCGCCACATCGGGTCGGTGTTCCAGGACTTCCGGCTGCTGCCGAACAAAACGGTCCACCAGAACGTCGCTTTCACGCTGCAGGTGACCGGCGCCTCGCGCGGCTTCGTCCAGCAGGCGGTTCCCGAGGTCCTCGCGCTGGTCGGTCTGGACGGCAAAGAGAAGCGTCTGCCGCACGAGCTGTCGGGCGGTGAGCAGCAGCGTGTGGCGATCGCCCGCGCGCTCGTGAACCGGCCCCAGGTGCTGCTGGCCGACGAGCCGACGGGAAACCTCGACCCCGGTACGTCGATCGACATCATGCGCCTCCTCGCGCGCATCAACGCCGGCGGGACCACGGTCGTCATGGCCACGCACGAGGCCGGATTCGTCGACCAGATGCAGCGCCGCGTGATCGAGCTGCGCGGTGGCGAGATGGTGCGCGACGAGCGCCACGGTGGCTATGGCGACCGTTCGGGGCTGCCCGTGCTCGCACCCGAGGTCGAGAAGGGCGCGGCCGCGGTCGCCGCGCTCACGGCCGTGCTCGAGGTGCAGCGCGAGGTCACGAACATCACCGGGCCCGTCGAGCCGCTGCGCGGACCGGAGGGGTCGGAGCAGGTCTCCGCCGCCCCCGTCGAGCCCACGTCGCCGTCGGTCACCACCGCTCCGGGGGAACGCCGCGAGCCCGGGACGAACACGCGCTCCATCCCGGTGAGCAACCCCGAGGTCGACGCGCTCGGCCTCGCCGACAGGCTCGGTCTCGCCGAGAAGAAAGACCGCGACGACGAAGTGGGACCCACGTCATGA
- the ftsX gene encoding permease-like cell division protein FtsX encodes MRFGLILSEAFTGLRRNASMVISVILVTFVSLTFVGAAMLMQMQIGKMQSYWADRAQVAVFMCSTVSDKPTCNAGEAATQEQIDAVRATLDGEALKPLIRDYTFSTSDEAYQNAQGLLSSDIAGVVTADQFNATFNINLVDQNQSDVIAEAFSGQAGVEEVTNQMQYLEPLFQSLTVATYVAVGIAGLMLIAAVLLIATTIRLSAFARRRELGIMRLVGASNRFIQTPFILEGVLAALIGSALASVAVWAIVQVGVERYLRDRISFITSWVSLSDVAIVVPVIVVIGVVLAALSAGFAIRRWLRA; translated from the coding sequence ATGAGGTTCGGGCTCATCCTCTCGGAGGCCTTCACGGGTCTCCGCCGTAACGCGTCGATGGTCATCTCGGTCATCCTCGTCACCTTCGTGTCCTTGACGTTCGTCGGCGCCGCGATGCTCATGCAGATGCAGATCGGCAAGATGCAGTCGTACTGGGCGGATCGCGCGCAGGTCGCGGTGTTCATGTGCTCCACCGTCTCCGACAAGCCGACATGCAACGCCGGCGAAGCCGCCACGCAGGAGCAGATCGACGCGGTGCGCGCGACGCTCGACGGCGAGGCGCTCAAGCCGCTCATCCGCGATTACACCTTCTCGACCAGCGATGAGGCCTACCAGAACGCTCAGGGGTTGCTGTCGTCCGACATCGCCGGCGTCGTCACGGCCGACCAGTTCAACGCGACCTTCAACATCAACCTCGTCGACCAGAATCAGTCCGACGTGATTGCGGAGGCGTTCAGCGGACAGGCCGGGGTCGAAGAGGTGACCAACCAGATGCAGTACCTGGAACCGCTGTTCCAGTCGCTCACGGTCGCCACGTACGTCGCCGTCGGCATCGCCGGTCTCATGCTCATCGCCGCGGTCCTCCTGATCGCCACGACGATCCGTCTCTCCGCCTTCGCGCGGCGAAGAGAGCTCGGCATCATGCGTCTCGTCGGAGCGTCCAACCGGTTCATCCAGACACCGTTCATCCTCGAGGGCGTGCTCGCCGCGCTGATCGGGTCCGCTCTTGCGAGCGTCGCCGTGTGGGCGATCGTGCAGGTCGGGGTCGAACGGTATCTGCGCGATCGGATCAGCTTCATCACGTCCTGGGTGAGTCTCTCGGACGTCGCGATCGTGGTCCCCGTGATCGTGGTGATCGGTGTCGTCCTGGCCGCGTTGAGTGCCGGCTTCGCCATTCGGCGATGGCTGCGCGCCTGA
- a CDS encoding YaeQ family protein, protein MAIGATIHTFTVQLSDVDRGVYDELSIRVARHPSETDAYMLTRVLAYCLEYEDGIDFSEGISATDEPAVLVRDLTGALVAWIEVGAPDAARLHTGSMKAARTVVYTHRDPDKVAAPWAGKRIHRGEDVLLHSFDAGFVERMAGHIERRSTATLTRTEGRVYLELNGVSGESDIHTRSAA, encoded by the coding sequence GTGGCTATCGGCGCGACCATTCACACGTTCACGGTGCAGCTCTCCGACGTCGACCGGGGCGTGTACGACGAGCTGTCGATCCGGGTCGCCCGGCATCCATCCGAGACCGACGCCTACATGCTCACGCGCGTGCTCGCCTACTGCCTCGAGTACGAGGACGGCATCGACTTCAGCGAGGGCATCTCGGCCACGGACGAACCCGCCGTGCTCGTGCGCGACCTCACGGGCGCGCTGGTGGCGTGGATCGAGGTCGGAGCCCCGGATGCCGCCCGCCTGCACACCGGCAGCATGAAGGCCGCGCGCACCGTCGTGTACACGCACCGCGACCCCGATAAGGTCGCCGCACCGTGGGCCGGAAAGCGGATCCACCGGGGCGAGGACGTTCTCCTGCACAGCTTCGACGCGGGGTTCGTGGAGCGCATGGCCGGTCACATCGAACGACGCAGCACGGCCACGCTCACCCGCACCGAGGGCCGGGTATACCTCGAGCTCAACGGCGTCTCGGGCGAGAGCGACATCCACACGCGCTCGGCCGCCTGA